One genomic region from Bubalus bubalis isolate 160015118507 breed Murrah chromosome 12, NDDB_SH_1, whole genome shotgun sequence encodes:
- the KHK gene encoding ketohexokinase isoform X1: MEEKQILCVGLVVLDIINVMDKYPEEDTDSRCLSQRWQRGGNASNSCTVLSLLGAPCAFMGSLAPGHVADFVLDDLRRYSVDLRYMVFQTTGSVPISTVIISEASGSRTILHAYSFLVADFRQRGVDVSQVAWQSRGETPCSCCIINNSNGSRTIVLYDTNLPDVSAKDFEKVELTQFKWIHIEGRNASEQVKMLQRIEQHNARQPPESKIQVSVEVEKPREELYQLFGYGDVVFVSKDVAKHFGFRSAKEALRGLYSRVRKGATLVCAWAEEGADALGPDGRLLHSDAFPPPRVVDTLGAGDTFNAAVIFSLSQGKSMQEALRFGCQVAGKKCGLQGFDGIV; this comes from the exons ATGGAAGAGAAACAGATTCTGTGCGTGGGGCTAGTGGTGCTGGACATCATCAATGTGATGGACAAATACCCAGAGGAGGACACGGACAGCAG GTGCTTGTCCCAGAGATGGCAACGTGGAGGCAATGCATCCAACTCCTGCACTGTCCTCTCCCTGCTTGGAGCCCCCTGTGCCTTCATGGGCTCGCTGGCCCCGGGCCACGTTGCTGA TTTTGTCCTGGACGACCTTCGCCGCTATTCTGTGGACCTCCGCTACATGGTCTTTCAGACCACGGGCTCCGTCCCCATCTCCACAGTCATCATCAGCGAGGCCAGCGGTAGCCGCACCATCCTACATGCCTACAG CTTCCTGGTGGCTGACTTCAGGCAGCGGGGCGTGGACGTGTCTCAGGTGGCCTGGCAGAGCAGAGGGGAGACCCCGTGCTCTTGTTGCATCATCAACAACTCCAATGGCTCCCGTACCATTGTACTCTACGACAC GAACCTGCCAGATGTGTCCGCTAAAGACTTTGAGAAAGTTGAGCTGACCCAGTTCAAGTGGATCCACATTGAG GGCCGGAATGCATCAGAGCAGGTGAAGATGCTACAGCGGATAGAACAGCACAATGCCAGGCAGCCTCCAGAAAGCAAGATCCAGGTGTCTGTGGAGGTGGAGAAGCCGCGTGAGGAGCTGTACCAGCTGTTTGGTTATGGAGATGTG GTGTTTGTCAGCAAAGATGTGGCCAAGCACTTCGGGTTCCGGTCAGCAAAGGAGGCCCTGAGGGGCCTGTATAGCCGCGTGAGGAAGGG GGCAACGCTGGTCTGTGCCTGGGCGGAGGAGGGCGCCGACGCGCTGGGGCCTGATGGACGGCTGCTCCACTCTGACGCTTTCCCACCGCCCCGCGTGGTGGACACTCTGGGGGCCGGAGACACCTTCAACGCGGCGGTCATCTTCAGCCTGTCCCAGG GGAAGAGCATGCAGGAGGCACTGAGGTTCGGCTGCCAGGTGGCCGGCAAGAAGTGCGGTCTGCAGGGTTTTGATGGCATTGTATGA
- the KHK gene encoding ketohexokinase isoform X2, whose product MLSSQQPMGNMCLSQRWQRGGNASNSCTVLSLLGAPCAFMGSLAPGHVADFVLDDLRRYSVDLRYMVFQTTGSVPISTVIISEASGSRTILHAYSFLVADFRQRGVDVSQVAWQSRGETPCSCCIINNSNGSRTIVLYDTNLPDVSAKDFEKVELTQFKWIHIEGRNASEQVKMLQRIEQHNARQPPESKIQVSVEVEKPREELYQLFGYGDVVFVSKDVAKHFGFRSAKEALRGLYSRVRKGATLVCAWAEEGADALGPDGRLLHSDAFPPPRVVDTLGAGDTFNAAVIFSLSQGKSMQEALRFGCQVAGKKCGLQGFDGIV is encoded by the exons ATGCTTTCCTCACAGCAGCCCATGGGAAACAT GTGCTTGTCCCAGAGATGGCAACGTGGAGGCAATGCATCCAACTCCTGCACTGTCCTCTCCCTGCTTGGAGCCCCCTGTGCCTTCATGGGCTCGCTGGCCCCGGGCCACGTTGCTGA TTTTGTCCTGGACGACCTTCGCCGCTATTCTGTGGACCTCCGCTACATGGTCTTTCAGACCACGGGCTCCGTCCCCATCTCCACAGTCATCATCAGCGAGGCCAGCGGTAGCCGCACCATCCTACATGCCTACAG CTTCCTGGTGGCTGACTTCAGGCAGCGGGGCGTGGACGTGTCTCAGGTGGCCTGGCAGAGCAGAGGGGAGACCCCGTGCTCTTGTTGCATCATCAACAACTCCAATGGCTCCCGTACCATTGTACTCTACGACAC GAACCTGCCAGATGTGTCCGCTAAAGACTTTGAGAAAGTTGAGCTGACCCAGTTCAAGTGGATCCACATTGAG GGCCGGAATGCATCAGAGCAGGTGAAGATGCTACAGCGGATAGAACAGCACAATGCCAGGCAGCCTCCAGAAAGCAAGATCCAGGTGTCTGTGGAGGTGGAGAAGCCGCGTGAGGAGCTGTACCAGCTGTTTGGTTATGGAGATGTG GTGTTTGTCAGCAAAGATGTGGCCAAGCACTTCGGGTTCCGGTCAGCAAAGGAGGCCCTGAGGGGCCTGTATAGCCGCGTGAGGAAGGG GGCAACGCTGGTCTGTGCCTGGGCGGAGGAGGGCGCCGACGCGCTGGGGCCTGATGGACGGCTGCTCCACTCTGACGCTTTCCCACCGCCCCGCGTGGTGGACACTCTGGGGGCCGGAGACACCTTCAACGCGGCGGTCATCTTCAGCCTGTCCCAGG GGAAGAGCATGCAGGAGGCACTGAGGTTCGGCTGCCAGGTGGCCGGCAAGAAGTGCGGTCTGCAGGGTTTTGATGGCATTGTATGA
- the KHK gene encoding ketohexokinase isoform X3, producing the protein MEEKQILCVGLVVLDIINVMDKYPEEDTDSRCLSQRWQRGGNASNSCTVLSLLGAPCAFMGSLAPGHVADFLVADFRQRGVDVSQVAWQSRGETPCSCCIINNSNGSRTIVLYDTNLPDVSAKDFEKVELTQFKWIHIEGRNASEQVKMLQRIEQHNARQPPESKIQVSVEVEKPREELYQLFGYGDVVFVSKDVAKHFGFRSAKEALRGLYSRVRKGATLVCAWAEEGADALGPDGRLLHSDAFPPPRVVDTLGAGDTFNAAVIFSLSQGKSMQEALRFGCQVAGKKCGLQGFDGIV; encoded by the exons ATGGAAGAGAAACAGATTCTGTGCGTGGGGCTAGTGGTGCTGGACATCATCAATGTGATGGACAAATACCCAGAGGAGGACACGGACAGCAG GTGCTTGTCCCAGAGATGGCAACGTGGAGGCAATGCATCCAACTCCTGCACTGTCCTCTCCCTGCTTGGAGCCCCCTGTGCCTTCATGGGCTCGCTGGCCCCGGGCCACGTTGCTGA CTTCCTGGTGGCTGACTTCAGGCAGCGGGGCGTGGACGTGTCTCAGGTGGCCTGGCAGAGCAGAGGGGAGACCCCGTGCTCTTGTTGCATCATCAACAACTCCAATGGCTCCCGTACCATTGTACTCTACGACAC GAACCTGCCAGATGTGTCCGCTAAAGACTTTGAGAAAGTTGAGCTGACCCAGTTCAAGTGGATCCACATTGAG GGCCGGAATGCATCAGAGCAGGTGAAGATGCTACAGCGGATAGAACAGCACAATGCCAGGCAGCCTCCAGAAAGCAAGATCCAGGTGTCTGTGGAGGTGGAGAAGCCGCGTGAGGAGCTGTACCAGCTGTTTGGTTATGGAGATGTG GTGTTTGTCAGCAAAGATGTGGCCAAGCACTTCGGGTTCCGGTCAGCAAAGGAGGCCCTGAGGGGCCTGTATAGCCGCGTGAGGAAGGG GGCAACGCTGGTCTGTGCCTGGGCGGAGGAGGGCGCCGACGCGCTGGGGCCTGATGGACGGCTGCTCCACTCTGACGCTTTCCCACCGCCCCGCGTGGTGGACACTCTGGGGGCCGGAGACACCTTCAACGCGGCGGTCATCTTCAGCCTGTCCCAGG GGAAGAGCATGCAGGAGGCACTGAGGTTCGGCTGCCAGGTGGCCGGCAAGAAGTGCGGTCTGCAGGGTTTTGATGGCATTGTATGA
- the KHK gene encoding ketohexokinase isoform X4: MEEKQILCVGLVVLDIINVMDKYPEEDTDSRCLSQRWQRGGNASNSCTVLSLLGAPCAFMGSLAPGHVADFVLDDLRRYSVDLRYMVFQTTGSVPISTVIISEASGSRTILHAYRNLPDVSAKDFEKVELTQFKWIHIEGRNASEQVKMLQRIEQHNARQPPESKIQVSVEVEKPREELYQLFGYGDVVFVSKDVAKHFGFRSAKEALRGLYSRVRKGATLVCAWAEEGADALGPDGRLLHSDAFPPPRVVDTLGAGDTFNAAVIFSLSQGKSMQEALRFGCQVAGKKCGLQGFDGIV, translated from the exons ATGGAAGAGAAACAGATTCTGTGCGTGGGGCTAGTGGTGCTGGACATCATCAATGTGATGGACAAATACCCAGAGGAGGACACGGACAGCAG GTGCTTGTCCCAGAGATGGCAACGTGGAGGCAATGCATCCAACTCCTGCACTGTCCTCTCCCTGCTTGGAGCCCCCTGTGCCTTCATGGGCTCGCTGGCCCCGGGCCACGTTGCTGA TTTTGTCCTGGACGACCTTCGCCGCTATTCTGTGGACCTCCGCTACATGGTCTTTCAGACCACGGGCTCCGTCCCCATCTCCACAGTCATCATCAGCGAGGCCAGCGGTAGCCGCACCATCCTACATGCCTACAG GAACCTGCCAGATGTGTCCGCTAAAGACTTTGAGAAAGTTGAGCTGACCCAGTTCAAGTGGATCCACATTGAG GGCCGGAATGCATCAGAGCAGGTGAAGATGCTACAGCGGATAGAACAGCACAATGCCAGGCAGCCTCCAGAAAGCAAGATCCAGGTGTCTGTGGAGGTGGAGAAGCCGCGTGAGGAGCTGTACCAGCTGTTTGGTTATGGAGATGTG GTGTTTGTCAGCAAAGATGTGGCCAAGCACTTCGGGTTCCGGTCAGCAAAGGAGGCCCTGAGGGGCCTGTATAGCCGCGTGAGGAAGGG GGCAACGCTGGTCTGTGCCTGGGCGGAGGAGGGCGCCGACGCGCTGGGGCCTGATGGACGGCTGCTCCACTCTGACGCTTTCCCACCGCCCCGCGTGGTGGACACTCTGGGGGCCGGAGACACCTTCAACGCGGCGGTCATCTTCAGCCTGTCCCAGG GGAAGAGCATGCAGGAGGCACTGAGGTTCGGCTGCCAGGTGGCCGGCAAGAAGTGCGGTCTGCAGGGTTTTGATGGCATTGTATGA